The Candidatus Zixiibacteriota bacterium genome segment CACCCGCAACCTCTGGACCGTCGACCGCGACGGCCTCTCCGTCACCGTCGATTGGGGAAGCGATGCGGTCACGGATCCGCTTTCCGAAATCACGACCGGCACCGTTTCGTACGCCGTCTCCGGGCCCTCCGGCGCGGCGCGTCATGAATCCCGCGAGCAGTGGCGGGAGATTTCGGCCGGTCTCATTCGTGCGCTCATAAGGCTCTCCGGCCGGTTCGCCATTGTCGCCTGGTATGGCGATCTCGACACCGGTGTCCCATTCGACGCCGGCGACCGCGCCTGGCGAATGATCCTCGTCCTGCGCCTGTGTTGACGCCCGCCTTCGTGCCTGCCTATCGGAGGAGGGCCGGACCGGCACACTGCTTTCCTGCGCGAACCCGCCGTAGATACTGAGACCGCGAGGCGGTCCGCGCGTGAGCCGCGAGTGATCGAGGCCAACGCCATTCCCGGCCGGTTATGCGCGAAAAGGCCGCCGCCGTCCTCTCCGCACTCCCCGTGCGGTTGTCGCTGCCGCCCCCTGACTCCTCCGCCGCGGCGTCTGCCTTAAGGAGCTCGGCCAAATTCGCGGGCGCGAGATTGACTGTTGCGGGCCGTCGCAACCGCTGACTATACTATTCCAAGCTCACGGGGGTGCCTTATGCGGACAAGCTCTGAAAGCACATATCGCATACCGAGCGCGATTCGAGGGATTACCGATCACCGCGGACGACAGCATCAGATTCAACTCCTCGCGGCTGCCTCGGTTCATGCGGCGGCGGCCGCCATCCTGCTCCTGCTGGCCATAGCGCCGTCGCCGACCACGGCCGAGGATCCGGTGGCTGCCGGCCAAGGGAGTGCCGCCCGGTTTCCCCCTCTCCAATCCGCTTGCGCACAATCAGGTGCTGCGGGTGATGCCGATTGGTACCGGGGGTATGTCGGCAAGGTTCGCGTGGCACCGGACAGCTCAGGCCCGCGACCTCAACATGCAGACGTCCCCAGGGTCGGCCAGTATGGACCTGAATTTGTTGCCGGCTCCCCCAACTCTGGGGCGGATACGGGTGAGGTTGTGTACGGCCTGGGCTTGGGCGACCAAGATGCGTATCCTGGAATGCGGCCGCTCTCGGACTGGATCGCGCACGCTTCGCCGTACCGGCTCGATTCACTGTTCCTGCCGCGACAGCCCCTCAAACCGCATGTCGTCCTCCCCCCGGTGGTGATCCCGGCCGGCAAGCTCGACTTCTTCTTCGACACCGCCTGCGTGGAGGGGAACCTGGTCCTTCGGCATGACGGCCGGGTCGAGCTGACAGACATTACGGAATCCCATCCCCTCCAGGAGTTTGCCGACTATGTGCGGGCGGCCGTTGCCATGGCAATGTGCTACCCGATGAGAGATGCCGATGGAGTGCCTGTCACCGTAACGATGCGCTATCGGTGCATCATTACTCACGACGGGTCGCCTCAGGTGCTGACTGACGACACATCGATTGTGGCGACCCAGCGCAGCCTTGACGAGTGATGGGCCAGCAGGCTGCCGGGCGCCGGGCGCGTTGCCCGTGTCTTGCGGGAACCTAACTTCCCGAGGCCGCCCGTTCCGGCGGCGCGGAGCCGTCGGTCCGTACTTCCCGTATGCCCGGTTTCCGCCCGTTGCGGTTGTTGTGCTCGCCGATCTCCGTGTGGACGCTCCGCCCGTGATCGAGCACTGTCGCCGGCAGCTCCTCATCCACTTTCTGCCGCCCGCGCCGGACAATCCTGGCCGGGACTCCGGCGACCGTGGTATTCGCTGGCACATCGTGCATCACGATAAAGCTGTTCGCCCCGATGCGGACATTTTCACCGACCGTGATCGGGCCGAGCAGAATCGCCCCGGTCCCGACAAAGACGTTGTCTCCGAGCGTCGGATGGCGCTTGCCCTGGTGTTTGCCCGTTCCGCCCAGTGTTACATTATGAAACAGGACGCAGTTCCGCCCGATCTCGGTCGTCTCGCCGATCACCACGCCCATTCCGTGGTCGACAAAGAACCCCGGCCCGATGGTCGCCCCCGGATGGATCTCCAGCCCGGTGAGAAAGCGGACGATCTGCGACAGCAGGCGGGGGAGAAAGGGGATTCCCGCCTTGTACAGGAGGTGGATAAACCGATGGGCGGTAGTGGCGTGGAACCCCGGATAGAGCAGAAACTCGATGTTCCGGCAGGCCGGGTCATTGCGAAAACACGCCCGAATGTCCTCGATGGTTGCCAGCATAGTCGTTCCCGACTTCCGATCTTGGGTTGGGTTGACGGATCTGGTGCATTACTCTCATTGTCGGCCGCGGGCCTACGGCTCCTTATCAAAAAGCGGGGTCGAGAGGTACCGTTCGCCGGTGTCGCAGATGATGCTGACCACGTTCTTCCCCGGTCCGAGCCGCTCAGCCACCCGCAGCGCCGCCCACAGGATAGCGCCCGAGGAGATCCCGACCAGTACCCCTTCTTGGCGCGCCAGTTCGCGGGCCATGGCAAAAGCATCGTCGTTGGTCACCTGAATGACTTCATCCACGACCGCGGGGTCGTAGTTCTCCGGCACAAACCCCGCCCCGATCCCCTGGATCTTGTGCGGCCCCGGCTGACCGCCCGACAGCACCGGAGAATCGGTCGGTTCGACGGCGATGATGCGGCAGCCGTATTCGGCTTTCAACACCGCCCCCGCGCCGGTGATAGTTCCGCCGGTGCCTACTCCCGACACGAAGGCATCGAGGCGCAGCTCCCCCAGGTCGTTGATGATTTCCGGTCCGGTGGTCCGGCGGTGCACCTCCGGGTTGGCCGGGTTGGCGAACTGCATCGGAATCCAGCAATTCCCGCGTTCGGCAATCTCCCGGGCTTTGGCGATGGCCGCTTTCATGCCTTCCGCTCCCGGCGTCAGGACAATCTCGGCCCCGAACTGCCGGCACAACGCCCGCCGTTCGATACTCATGGTGTCGGGCATGGTCAACACGCACCGGTACCCTTTCGCCGCCGCCACCATAGCCAGCGCGATTCCGGTATTCCCCGAGGTCGGTTCGACAATCGTCATCCCGGGTTTCAGCACTCCCGCTCGCTCGGCCGCTTCGATCATCGACCGTCCGATGCGGTCTTTGACCGAGTGCGCGGGATTGAAGTTCTCCATTTTGAGAAACACGGTGGCGGAACGGGCATCGGTCAGGCGGTTGACGCGCACCAGCGGGGTGTACCCGATAGCCTCAACAATGTCGTTAAATCTCATTCGACTGACTCCTATAAGTTGTTATCGTCCATCTACCTGAGTTCATTGAGGGGCCTTGCCCCGGACGGACCGTTCGGCCCGGCGCGGGACACGCGAGTGCCCGGCCGCCGCCGCGGCGCACATCAGGGCATCCCCAGAAATGTCATGTGCTTCATGAAGACCCTCAGATACTATAACAAATTACGCCGCCCAACGCACCCGGAAATTTCCGCCGGTCACGCCCAAAAAAAATCGGCTGAGGGCTTGACGGAAGTCAAAAGCCGCCCTTGACATCACCCGGTTTTTGTGTATGCTTCGCTTCGAAATCAGGCCGAAGGCGCCCAACACGCCGGAGCCGGGAGCGTGGGACGCCATGACCTGTGAAGCGAAAGCATGTGAACGACATACATCCGAGATGACCCTAAGGAGGTTACGATGAAGGTACGCGTGGACCACGAACTGTGCAGCGGCGACGGCATCTGCGAGGAGCTCTGCCCGGCCGTGTTCAAGATGAATGAGAACGATCAGGCCGATGTGATCGTTGACGAAGTTCCTCCGGAAGAAGCGGATGCCGTTCGGGAAGCCGCCGAGAGCTGCCCTGAGGAATGCATCCACATTGAAGAGTGAGCGCTGACTTCCCGCCCGGCGGGAACGACAGATATGCCTGGAGCGCGGCCGCGTGCGACCGCGCTCTTTTCTTCTTCCCCTTCGACCGGGATCAAGGAGCTCCGACCCGGCCGCAGCGCAGCGCACTGCCCGTATGAACATCCTCATCATCGGCGGCACCCGCTTCATGGGACCCGTCGTCGCCGCCCAACTCCTGGCGGACGGGCACCGTGTGACCGTGTTTCATCGCGGCGAGACCGAACAGGATGTGCCCGCGGGCGTTCACCATATTCACGGCGACCGCGGCCGTCTCGCCGACTACCGCCGCCAGTGGGAGCGGCTGCGGCCGGATGTCGTGCTCGACATGATGGCCCTGACCGGACCGCAGGCCGGGGAACTCGTGGCCGCGATGTCCGGCCTCGCGGGGCGGCTGGTGGCGGCGAGCAGTTGCGATGTGTACAGGAATTTCGGCCTGATCCTGCGCCGGGAAACCGGCCGCGCGACTTCCGGCCGCCTCACCGAGGACTCCCCGCTGCGGGACCATGAGTATCCCTACCGGCAGGACGCCCAGGGACCGGCGGATCCCTTCTACGACTACGACAAGATCCATGTGGAGAGGGAGATTCAGCGCGGGCCGCTGCCCGCATGCGCGATCCGCCTGCCCATGGTCTACGGGCCGAACGATCCCAAACACCGGCTCTACAGCTACGCCAGGCGCATGAGCGACCGGCGCCCCGCCCTCCTGCTGGATACGGTGCGCGCCGACTGGCGCGGAATCCGCGGCTACCGCGACAATTGCGCCCACGCCCTCTGTCTCGCCGTCGCGCGGGGAGCGGGTCGCCACCGGGTCTACAATGTTGGGGAGGCGGAGGCGCTGACCGAGGCGGCGTGGATCAGGGCGATCGGCGCGGCCCTCGGGTGGGAGGGGGATATTGTCACCGTGGCCGACCGCGATCTGCCGGACTATCTCCGGACCCCCCTCGACTGGAGGCCACAGCTCGACGTCGATTCCTCGCGCATTCGCAACGAACTGGGGTACGGAGAAATCGTCGATCTCCAACCGGGGCTGGCCCGCACGCTCGAATGGGAGCTGGCCCATCCGCCGGACCACCCGGCCGACCGCTTCGACTACGCGCAGGAGGACGCCATCCTTCGGCGGAGCCGCCCCTCGCCCTCCTGAGCGGGTCGGGCGACAAAGAGCTTGGCCGCGGCGGCGGCCCCCCGATATATTGGCGCATGGCGGCCGACGAGACCTTCCCGATCGCTTCGTACTGCTCCTCGCAGGCCTGGGGCGGGCTCGAGATGAACGTCCTGCGCTTTCTCCACTGGATGCGAGGGCGGGGCTGGCCGGCGGTCCTCTTCGCCCGGCCGGGCAGTCCGCTGCTAACCTGGGCCGCGGCATGGGGCCTGCCCGCCCGGGCGCTCCAATCGCGCTCGAAAGCCTCCGACCTGCTGGGGGCCCGGACCCTGGCCCGCATGGCCGCCGCCGACAGCGCGCGCGTGCTCATCCTGCACCAGTCGCGCGATCTGCTGATGGCGGTCCTCACCAAGATCCACACCGGCAACCGGCTGAAAGTCGTCTACCAACAGCACATGCACATCGCGGGAGACAAGCGCGACCTGCTCCACGCCTGGCAGTATCGCCGGCTCGATGCTTTCGTCGCGCCCGCTCCGTCGCTGGCCCGGCAAGTGGCGGAGCGCACCCCCATCCGCCCCGAACGCCTCCATGTCATCCCCCTGGGCCTCGAGGCCGACCGTTTTCTCCGGAAGCCCCCCCGCTCGCAGGCCCGCCGGCAGCTCGGGCTGCCGCTCGACGTTCCGCTGGCGGGGATCATCGGGCGGCTCGATCCGAAGAAGGGGCAGCACGTTGCGATCAAAGCGCTGCGGCGCGTACATGAAACCGGCCGCCCGCTGCACTTGCTGGTCGTCGGTGCACCGACACGCGGCGAACACGCCGACTACGAGGCGCACCTCCATCGCCTGGCCGATGACCTCGGCCTCGCGCCGTTCGTTCATTTCCGCTCCCACCTCGATGAGCCGGCGACGGCCTACGCCGCCATGGATATCTTCATCCTCGCCTCGCAATCGGAAACCTACGGCATGGTGACGATTGAGGCGATGGCGTCGGAGCTGGCGGTGGCGGGCACCGACGCGGGGGGGACGGTCGACCTGATTGCCCACGAGCGCAACGGCCTGCGCTTTCCGCCGGGGGACGAGTCCGCCTGCGCGGCCGCGGTCATTCGCTTTCTGGCCGACCCGCACTTTGCGGGGCGGATGGCCGCTCAGGCGCGGCGCGACGTCCTGGCGAATTTCACGCACGACCGGCAGTGCGCGCAGTGGGAGACGCTCCTGCGCGGTCTCGCGGGCGCGGCCCCGGCCGGATCCAAATAGCAGGGGCAGGAGCGTACTGCTCCTGCCCCTGGCCACGGGTGGCTTGTTCGCCCGCCCGCCGGCGGCCGGCGTGCGGCTTCTCCCGCTGCTATTTCAACAGCAGCATCTTCTTTGTCTCAACAAAGCCCTCGGCCGTCAGACGGTAGAAATACATGCCCGAGGACACCCGCGAGGCATCCCAGGTCACCGTGTGTATTCCCGCGCCGAAGCTTGCATCGGCGAGCACCGCCACGCGCTGCCCGACCACGTTGAACACTTCGAGAGTCGCGTGTTGCGGGGTCGGCAGCGAGAAGCTGATCTCGGTCGCCGGGTTGAGCGGGTTCGGGTAGTTCTGGGCGAGGTCGAAGCCCGCCGGGGCGGTCCGGGCCAGCGGGCCAAGGTCCTCGCCGTACACCCAGCCGCTCTCGCAGGCCCGGGTCACGGCGTTGGCGGCGGCCTGGTAGGCGAGGCTCGCGTGCGCGACGTTGGTCACGGTGAAACACCACTCGCCGCTCGGCTTCTTGACACCGCTCGACCGCAGCGTCACCGTGCCGTCGCCCGCCGTCACGCCGCTCGTGCTGCCGGAGGTGGCGCCGTCGTACGCGGCGGAGACGGTCGCGCCGCCCACGGGCGATCCGTTCTGGTCGACGATCGTGACGACGCACCCCCCGAAGTAGTTCGCGCCGACCTTCGCGCGCGTCACGGCCATGCCGCCGACGTGCATCGCGGCATTCGGGTCCGTGACTGTAATGTAGTCGGTCTTGGTCTCAGCGTCCGACCCGTAGGCGTTCGACACCGTGAGCGTGACCGTGTACGTGCCCACGGCGCTGTACGCGTGGCTCGGGTTCTGCGCGGCCGAGGCGTCGCCGTCGCCGAAAGTCCAGCTCCACGCGGTCGGGCCGCCCGTCGACAGGTCGGAGAACTGCACCGTCAGCGGCGCGGCCCCCGAGGCGGGAATGCCCGCGAACTGCGCATTCGGCGCGGTCGGACCGGCGGTGTACTCGATGTACATCTGGTCGATGGCGACCTGATCCAGCGACGTCTTTCCCCAGTTGCGGTCGGTATCGACGGCGCGGATGTACACGGTGCCGGTGATTCCGGCGGGCAGGGCCGCGGAATACGCCTGCTCGGCCGCACTGGCCACCGTCACCAGCGTCGTGTACGCCGCGTTGTCCGTCGAGTAGGCGAAAGCGATGTTGTCGTTGTCGCTGTTGGCCGGGCGAGACGCCTCCACGACGAACATCATGGCGGCGCCGCCGCTGCCGACGTCGATCGTCCACTTGTGCTCGAGGTAGCTGTAGGTCTTGACCGGGTGCCCGGTGTACAGCACCTCCGTGATTGTCTGGCTGACATTGTCGCTCGCCGCCAGGCGGGCGAATGTGCCGGTCACCGTCCCCGCCGCCGGCAGATCAGCCGATGGATACGCCCGCGTCGCCTGCGGCAGCTCGCTCACCGAGATGTATCCAAGCTTGGTTTCCGTGTCCGAGCCGTACGCGTTGGTCGCGGTCAGGGACACCGTGTAGGTTCCGGCGGCCGTATACGTGTGGCTCGGGTTCTGCGCGGTCGAGGCGCCGCCGTCGCCGAAATCCCAGCTCCAGGCGGTCGGCGCGTTGGCCGACAGGTCGGTGAACTGGACAGTGAGCGGGGCCGTGCCTGAGGTCGGGCTGCCCGTGAACTCGGCCGCGGGCGGCAGCTGCGGCGGCTCGGTGACGGTGATGTAGCCCACTTTCGTCTCGGTATCCGATCCGCACGCCCCGCTCGCAGTCAGCGCCACCGTGTAGGTCCCGGCGGCCGCGTACGAGTGGCTTGGGTTCTGCGCGGTCGACGTGCCGCCGTCACCGAAGTCCCAACTGAAGGCCGTCGCATTCGTCGACTGACTGGTGAAAGTCACCGTGAGCGGCGCCTGGCCCGAGGTCGGGCTGCCGACGAATGCCGCCGAGGGCAGCGAATTGACGGTGATGTACGCCGCTTTAGCCGCCTGGGCGTTGCAGCCCTGGTTGCTGCTGGTGATGGTCAGCGTGACCGTGTAGGTCCCCGCCGCGTAGTAGGTGTGGCCGGGGTTCGAGGCGGTCGACGTGCCGCCATCGCCGAACGTCCACGCCCAACCGTCAATCCCCGTGCCGGTCGACAGATCGGTGAAATTTACGGTGAGCGGGAGGCATCCGGAGACGGGCGTGCCGCTGAAATCGGCGGCCAGGTCGCAGCCGCCGCCGGCCGCATCGAGACACTTGCGGGCGTCGATGATCCCCGCTCCGAGGTCGCGCGATCCGCCGTAGGGGTTGGTGTTGGCAGGATCGGTGATGAGGGCGATCTTTTGCGCGGCGCTCAGCCCCGGATTGAACGACTCCAGCAGCGCGACCACGCCTGCCGCGTGCGGGCAGGCCATCGAGGTGCCGTCCATGGTCGCAATGTAGTCAACGCCGGGATCGGCCGGATCGGTAATCGTGCTGAGCACGCTCACCCCCGGCGCGGCGATGTCCACCCACGAGCCGTAGTTGGTGAAACTGGCGTTGTTGCCGCTCTGATCGGTGGCCGCCACATCAAGGCAGTCGCCGCGGCCGCCGAGGTAGCTCGGCGTGCTCGAACTGGAGTTGCCGGCCGCCACGCAGATGACGACGTCCTGGGCGATGAGGAAATCGGCCGCCGCGCCCAGCCCGCCGCTGTTGGAGCTGCCGAAGGAGCAGTTGATGGCGGCGACATTCCAGCCGGCCAGCTTCAGGTTGGCCATGTAGTACATGGCCTCGGCGACATAATCCATGATCACGACGCCGGTCGGTCCGTAGATCCAGTAGTCGAGCACGTAACCGATCCGGCACGGCACCACTTTCACCCCGGTGCCGCCGCCGGCGAAGGTGCCTTCACCGTAGCCGCCGGCGACCCCCGCCACGGCGTAGCCGTTGTTGGTAATCGCCGCGATCGTCCCGGCCGTGTGCGTCCCGTGGCCGTTGCCGTCGGAGGGATCGTTGTCGGCGCCGCCGCAGTCGATATCGATGCAGGGGTAGGAATACCAGTCGGTGCGGTCGACGAAATCCCAGCCGATGAGATCATCGGTGTAGCCGTTGCCGTCGTCGTCGATTCCGTTGCCGGGCACCTCGTAGGCGTTGACCCAGATGTTCCCGTTGGTGCTCGCGTCATTCGGTCCCGGCGGGTTGCTCCCCCCGAGATCGCCGTGATTGTACATGGTGCCGATATCGAGATCCCCGACGATCACGGCCGGGTCGCCCGTCTCGCTGTCCCAGGCGGTGTGGGCACGGATCCCGTAAGAGTCCCAATAATGCCACTGGTCATAGGGGTATTCCGGCGGCGGGTTGTCGTAGTAAGGGTCGTTCGGGAGGGCGAAGAGGGTGTGGATGCCGATCGGTTCGACGTGGTCGACATCCGGCAGGGCGCCGTAGGCGGCCATGGCCTCGTCGAGCGATCCGGTCCCGATCGTGACTTTGTAGTGCCGCGCGAGCCGGCCGGCGTCCCCCGCGGCCCGCGTCTGCCGGTCGGCGCCGGGGAATTGCGGCCGCAAGGCTTTCACCTGGAACCGCCCCTGCAGGTCCGCAAAACCGGGCAGGGCGGCGAGCGCCGTCGGCGCCCGCAGATCCTTGGCGTGGTCGACCGCCACCCCTTCTTTCAGGACCACGATGAATCGATCGGGCACATGACCCAGAAAACTCGGGAGCCCCTGCGTCACACTGGGGTTCTCCACGTGTCGCGGGGTTTCGGCAGAGATTCCTCCCGCGGCGGCCAGGGCGAGAAGCAGCCCGGCCGTTGCCAGCGTTCTCATTGTTCCTCCTGTGAGTCTTCCTGTTCTTGTCCGAATGGTGAGTTCCGTGATTCACGGTCAAAGGCTCATGACGGCAAGATTGTCTGGGTCGCATCACCTCCTCGGACGCCGGACCGGCGGATTCGTCGGGCGCTGCATCCTGCTCTTCGTATTAAATCGATGCGATACGGCCTGCTGAACGGGCTTCGTTCTCAATATACGCCGCGCGGAGGTTCCGACAAGTGAAAAGAGGGCGGGCGCCGGGCGGCGAAGAAACTGTTGTCCCGGCGGGCGCCATCGGCGATATTCGCCCCATGAACGTGAAGGCTCTCGACGACGCAGGTGATCGCGGCCGCTCCCGGGCCGACTGGCGCTGGGCCGTGCTGCTCCTTTTGCCCTTCGCGCCGGCGCTCCTGATCGCGGCGCACTACCGCGCGCTGGTCGCCGCCGCCTACTTCACCGCCCTCGCCGCGCTCGTGATGCTCGCTTTCCCCCGCCTCTTGTTCACCCTGTTTCTCATCTCCATCGGGCTGTTCCTCCCCTACTACGTCACCGACACGATGGCGATCAGCCCGGCCGACCTGCTCCTGGCGCTGCTGGCGGTGATCGCTCTGCTGGACTTCCTCCTGCGCGATTCGACGGCTATCCGCCTGAGCCGGATCGACGGGCCGTTTTTGGCGCTCATCGGTGGGACCGTGATCTCCGCTTTCTTCGCCCACAACCAGGCTTATTCGATCATCCCTGTTGTTCGTATTGTGGTGGTCTACGCAGCCTACCGTCTGACTTTCAAGTTCGGCAGCGAGTTGGGGGTTCGTTGCGTGCTAAGGCGGTACGTTCTGTTCGTGGCGGCGCTCTCGCTCATCAACGCGGTGCTGTTTGTTCTCGCCGGCGGGCGCGAGCGCGTCTTCGGGCCGGCCTGGCTGGGTTACGAGCCGCTGTCGATGACGGCGCTGCCGATGGCGGTGACGTTCGCGGTGTGGGCCGAAAGGCACGCCGAGCGGCTCCGGTACATCTTCGCCGCACTCCTCATCGGCTTCGGTATGCTGGCGGCGGGATCGCGCGGGCCGATGCTCGCGGTGTTGCTGGTGGTGCCGCTCCTGATGTTTTTCGGGTGGCGCAAGGCCCGCCGCGAGCAGACCATCACAACCCGGCGCGTGCTGCGCGGGATGCTCCTCCCCCTGGTCGCCATTCTCGCCCTCGTCATCGTGCTCCAGGAACTCCTGTTCACGGGTTTGATCGATCGGATCCGGACTCTGGTCGAGTCGATCGGCGACCCGCAGGAGACCGTACTGCTCCGCGTGGTGCTGGCAAAAGCGGCAATCGGCGCGTTCCTCAGCGATCCCCTCACCGGCATCGGCATCGGCAATTTCCGGGTTGTCGATGAGGTCGTGCCGCAGATTCGCCTCGAACCGGTGTGGTTCTATATCCGCGGCATGTCGGCGCACAACGTCCTGCTGCACTACTTGGCGGAAACAGGCCTGCTGGGCGCCGTGCCGCTGGTTCTTCTGGCGCTCACCGGCGTGCGCACCGCGTACCGCTGTTTTCGGCGGCCGCTTGCCCACCGCCACCAGCAGGTATCGGCGGCGCTGTTTGCCGGCATGCTGGTCTTCGCGATCACGCTCCTGTATATGCGGGCGTGGACCTGGGGGCAGGAGGGCTATGTGATGGGTCTGCTTTTCGGACTCACCGCCGCCTGGGCCTGGGAGACGGAAGCTGGCCCTCCGGATACGAAAGGACCGCGCGGTTACCCGCCAGCGGAGACTTGATTGGCCTGGGGCGAGCCCCACCCCCTCACTCCCAGGTCAGGCTCACGGCCAGGTTCCGCCCCGGTTCGTTGACGCCCGAACCGTGGATCCGGTACGCCGCATCGAACACGTTGTCCAGAGCCGCGCTCACCGTCACCGCGCGCCCCACCTTCACGCCCGCCCGCACCTGCACCACCGCGTACCCGGGCGTCCCTCCCGGCGGAATGCGCTGCGTGTCCTGGCGGTCGGCTGCGGACAGGTTGTCCTGGCGGCCCGCCACGGTCAGTTCCCCCCCGGCCCACATGCGCCGATCGGCCGAGCGCCAGACCGCCTCGCACGTGAATTCCGGCGGCATCAGCCGGTCGAGCGGCTCCCGCGCTTCCTCTCCCGAGGAGGTCGGGTAGCTGTCCGCCCGTCCGTCGATCCAGGCGCCGCCCGCGGCCACCGTAAGCCCCGCACCGAGGTACACCGCCGCGCGCGCCTCCAGTCCGGTCACATAGCCGGTCGCGGCATTGCGTTTGGTCACCACGTAGTTGTCCTCGAGCATCTCGCCGGTGGGGACGCGGATGATGAGGTCGCGGATGGCCGTGTAGAAAACCGCGACCTCCCCCGACCACCGCCCCCGGCGCGTTTTCACGCCGGCTTCATAGCAGAGAAAGGTTTCGGGCTCAAGGTCGGGGGCGGGGATTTCGAGTTCATTGGTGCGGGCGATATCGAAGCGGGTGAGGTCCGAGAGGTTCGGCGCCCGGTAGGCGTGCGACACCCCTCCATAAATCCGCCACTCTTCGGCCGGCCGCCACATGATGCGGCCGGTTGCGGCCGCGTGCCGCCAGTCGCGTTCCAGCGAGTACACTCGGTCGGCCTGAAGCGGGTCCTGGATGCGCCCGGCGTCGACCCCCACGTACGAGAATCGCCCCCCGGCCAGCAGGCTGAACCGCCCGAGGGTCCATTCGGCCTGGGCGAAGAAATCCCAGGTGTCGTAGGTGGAGCGGTCGGCCACCGGCCCCTGGGCCGACTCCTGCACGAGCGCCCCCGCCGCATCGTAGTCCGAGGCCCACGAGGAAACCCTGTCCCGGTAGAGGTCGATCCCGACCGTGGCGCGGGCCTGCAGGAGCGCCAGCTCCGTCTCGACCGACAAGCCGACCGTACGCACCGTGCACCCCTGCCGCCGCGCGGTGCGGTCCTTCTTCACCCGGTCCTGTTCCTCGTTCTGGCGGTGCCACGACAGGGTGCCCGAGAGCCGCTGGACCCGGCCCGACAGGTCGAACACCGTGTACCGCGCATATCCCAGGTCGCGCTCCTGGTCCAGCACGCACCGGCGGTCGCTGCCGACGGTCGTGCCTTCCCAGCTGATCCCGTAGATCGTCTTGTGCGCCCGCCAGACATCCTCCTGCGTTGTCCGCTGGTATGCGCCCGCCAGCTGGCTGTTTCGGCGCGGCGAATATTCGGCGCGCACGTCCACATTCCACTCATCGTAGCCGGTTTTCGGCTGCGCGCCGACCCCGCCTCCGGCGCGGAGGTCGCCGAAGAGTTTCCCCGTGAGGCCGACCGCAAGGCCGAGGTGTTCGGCCGGCGCCGCGGCGAGACTGATCCGGCCCGTGTGCGAATCCTCGGCGCTCGCGTAGCGGTACTGCCAGCCGGGACGCGCCGTGCGGTTCGCCAGGAGCGCCGAGGGATGCGGCGGGATCACATTCACGACCCCCCCGACCGCATCGGTGCCGTAGAGCACCGATCCCGGGCCCATGACCACCTCGACCGCCTCGACCGAATGGAGGTCAACCGTGCTCCAGTACTGGTTGGGACCGGAACGAAAGACCGAGTTGTTCAACCGGATGCCGTCGACGAGCAGGAGCGTGTGAAACCCGGTAAGCCCCCGCAAGTACGGAGAGGCCTGGCCGTACGCCGTTTTCTGCACCATGGCGCCGGGAACCTCGGCCAGCGCATCCGGAAGCGTCCGCGCCAGCCGCTCGCTCCGCGCCGAGGCTCCGCTGAGCGAGGAGGCGGCGGCCGGAAGATCGAGCTTGCGGTGGGCGCTGCGGGTGGCCGTCACGAGAACTGTCCCCAGTTCGACTTCCGGCCCGGCGGCGGCCGAATCCCCGGCCGGCCGGCTCGCGGCGACGGTGTCCGATGAGGCGATTGTGGTGCTCTCGGCGCCGCGCACCGTTCCGGCGGCGGCCAGCACGGCCGCTGCCGCAATGATCGTGCCGATACTCACTGCTCTGTTCACCTTGCC includes the following:
- a CDS encoding TonB-dependent receptor; protein product: MNRAVSIGTIIAAAAVLAAAGTVRGAESTTIASSDTVAASRPAGDSAAAGPEVELGTVLVTATRSAHRKLDLPAAASSLSGASARSERLARTLPDALAEVPGAMVQKTAYGQASPYLRGLTGFHTLLLVDGIRLNNSVFRSGPNQYWSTVDLHSVEAVEVVMGPGSVLYGTDAVGGVVNVIPPHPSALLANRTARPGWQYRYASAEDSHTGRISLAAAPAEHLGLAVGLTGKLFGDLRAGGGVGAQPKTGYDEWNVDVRAEYSPRRNSQLAGAYQRTTQEDVWRAHKTIYGISWEGTTVGSDRRCVLDQERDLGYARYTVFDLSGRVQRLSGTLSWHRQNEEQDRVKKDRTARRQGCTVRTVGLSVETELALLQARATVGIDLYRDRVSSWASDYDAAGALVQESAQGPVADRSTYDTWDFFAQAEWTLGRFSLLAGGRFSYVGVDAGRIQDPLQADRVYSLERDWRHAAATGRIMWRPAEEWRIYGGVSHAYRAPNLSDLTRFDIARTNELEIPAPDLEPETFLCYEAGVKTRRGRWSGEVAVFYTAIRDLIIRVPTGEMLEDNYVVTKRNAATGYVTGLEARAAVYLGAGLTVAAGGAWIDGRADSYPTSSGEEAREPLDRLMPPEFTCEAVWRSADRRMWAGGELTVAGRQDNLSAADRQDTQRIPPGGTPGYAVVQVRAGVKVGRAVTVSAALDNVFDAAYRIHGSGVNEPGRNLAVSLTWE